The Paenibacillus antri genome includes a region encoding these proteins:
- a CDS encoding carbohydrate ABC transporter permease, with the protein MSGKWEWSKVAATAVFGLISVCFLIPLLWMVSAASKIESEVWTFPIRWIPKTWNFMNNFQEVWLGKVPFTIFYANSIKIAVMTTAATILFSSMAGYAFAKIRFAGRHAVFGLLLSLMMIPEQATLVPRYILIRWLGLYDTHEALVLLMMFSIYFTFLFRQFIAGIHNDYLEAAQIDGAGYFRTYWQIVVPLSKPIFATVAIIKFIWTWNDYQTPLIFLVSRQLFPIPLGIQYFKEEFATSIAVMMMASLSAIVPLLALFLVLQRHVIRGISLGGVKG; encoded by the coding sequence TTGTCAGGCAAATGGGAATGGAGCAAGGTTGCAGCGACGGCGGTTTTCGGATTGATTTCCGTCTGTTTTCTGATCCCGCTCTTGTGGATGGTTTCGGCCGCGTCGAAAATCGAAAGCGAAGTGTGGACGTTCCCGATCCGATGGATTCCAAAGACATGGAATTTCATGAACAACTTTCAAGAGGTGTGGCTCGGGAAAGTTCCGTTTACGATCTTCTACGCCAATTCCATCAAAATCGCCGTCATGACGACGGCAGCCACGATTCTGTTTTCGTCCATGGCGGGATACGCGTTTGCGAAAATCCGGTTCGCCGGACGGCACGCCGTTTTCGGCTTGCTGCTGTCGCTCATGATGATCCCGGAGCAGGCCACGCTCGTGCCGCGGTATATTTTGATCCGCTGGCTGGGACTTTATGACACGCATGAAGCGTTGGTGCTGCTCATGATGTTTTCGATTTACTTCACGTTTTTGTTCCGGCAGTTCATCGCGGGCATTCATAACGATTACCTGGAGGCGGCTCAAATCGACGGAGCGGGTTACTTCCGGACGTATTGGCAGATCGTGGTTCCGTTGTCCAAACCGATTTTCGCGACGGTCGCCATTATCAAGTTTATTTGGACGTGGAACGATTACCAGACGCCGCTCATTTTCCTCGTGTCGAGGCAGTTGTTTCCGATTCCGCTCGGCATCCAGTATTTCAAGGAAGAGTTTGCGACAAGCATCGCGGTCATGATGATGGCGTCCCTGTCCGCGATCGTCCCGTTGCTTGCGTTGTTTCTTGTGCTGCAGCGGCACGTCATCCGGGGCATCTCGCTGGGCGGCGTGAAAGGGTAA
- a CDS encoding ABC transporter substrate-binding protein → MKKSLVIILLFALVATIAACSSGNSGSTSPSPSATPTEGPKEPVTIKFYTYKAERDEEPWVEAVKAFNELHPDIKVEYVSLVQNNDSVEFMNKLDVLMAGGEVVDIFHAANIEQLIERAARGVVEPLDPFFDAEGVEPNEEYVQVPAYDGKTYGIITTMTQWFVAFNRDHLEEANLPLPEMGWTWDDFRDYAKKLTVNDRYGTYFHTWGEFPNMIAYNELPHPQLNVDLTLNFDHPSFKTFFELRRAMEKEDKSVEPYADILASNYHPLQQFFAGNASMIPTGSFAVRAGTLLDRFPHDFQMVYAPMPRSSTEVEPGATNVSGSFLGMGTRSANKDAAYTFMRWVTTEGANYLKDFTGWKKADGKQLLTTFFGEHEALIDLESLSRVMYHPQTRSESAGIAVPYGTELKTVVENGFTKYMLDNTTFEEALESMKAEGEKAINK, encoded by the coding sequence ATGAAGAAGTCGCTAGTCATCATCCTGTTGTTTGCGCTTGTCGCAACGATTGCCGCGTGTTCGTCCGGCAATTCGGGTTCGACGAGTCCGTCGCCGTCCGCCACGCCGACCGAAGGGCCGAAGGAACCGGTCACGATCAAGTTTTACACGTACAAGGCGGAGCGTGACGAAGAGCCTTGGGTCGAAGCGGTGAAGGCATTCAACGAACTTCATCCCGACATCAAGGTCGAATACGTGTCGCTGGTGCAAAACAACGACAGCGTCGAATTCATGAACAAGCTGGACGTGCTGATGGCGGGCGGGGAAGTCGTGGACATCTTCCACGCGGCTAACATCGAGCAGTTGATCGAGCGCGCGGCGCGAGGCGTCGTGGAGCCGCTGGATCCGTTCTTCGACGCGGAAGGCGTGGAGCCGAACGAAGAATACGTGCAGGTGCCGGCTTACGACGGGAAAACGTACGGCATCATTACAACCATGACCCAATGGTTCGTCGCCTTCAATCGCGATCATCTCGAAGAAGCGAACTTGCCTTTGCCGGAGATGGGCTGGACGTGGGACGACTTCCGGGATTACGCCAAGAAGCTGACAGTCAACGACAGGTACGGGACGTACTTCCACACGTGGGGCGAGTTCCCGAACATGATCGCGTACAACGAATTGCCGCATCCGCAATTGAACGTCGACTTGACGCTGAACTTTGACCATCCGTCGTTCAAAACGTTCTTCGAACTTCGCCGGGCGATGGAGAAAGAAGACAAGAGCGTGGAGCCGTACGCGGACATTCTCGCTTCCAACTACCATCCGCTGCAACAGTTTTTCGCGGGCAACGCCAGCATGATTCCGACAGGGTCGTTCGCGGTAAGAGCGGGTACCTTGCTTGACCGGTTCCCGCACGACTTCCAGATGGTGTACGCGCCAATGCCCCGTTCTTCGACGGAAGTCGAGCCGGGCGCGACGAACGTCTCGGGCAGCTTCCTCGGGATGGGGACGCGTTCCGCCAATAAGGATGCCGCTTATACGTTCATGCGTTGGGTGACGACGGAAGGCGCGAACTATTTGAAAGATTTCACCGGTTGGAAAAAGGCGGACGGCAAACAGCTGTTGACTACATTTTTCGGCGAACACGAAGCGTTGATCGACCTCGAATCGCTGAGCCGGGTCATGTACCATCCGCAAACGAGGTCCGAGTCGGCCGGGATCGCGGTGCCGTACGGCACCGAACTGAAAACGGTCGTGGAAAACGGGTTTACGAAATACATGCTGGACAACACGACGTTCGAAGAAGCGCTCGAGTCGATGAAAGCGGAAGGCGAAAAAGCGATCAATAAATAA
- a CDS encoding sensor histidine kinase, whose product MFLRWMSRISFYHRILGSFVILILIPFVVITYNSYTNIRQDVIGSIGDANDNVVQAVTDQLMKTVGSISFASAYFAEMKDPAMLDSMRALSRSASFADYDTFRHYSRMNRLADVLLVQTFEAGLRLFMLGSGDRVIMGNLSARVFSVYDDRPFLEARNAVEHNALTLQWFPVGTTDDGAAFVYASRIIADPVTNRPLATLFVGIPDSYFAKLFRSHGEGSITLLDADGAVIARSESRAAPPSGETIRTALTMPQTGWTLVYETPLSEATGRIARQFLVSALATALFFTLFVVASVYLARGITTPILRLRNTARLYVGGNRDVRMPVTGKDEMALLATAFNRMLDDIDRLIEQVETEQEEKRVLELQALFSQIRPHFLLNTLNTIKVKLVMAGDSLHSRMLDSLIALLRSYVRVHEPAAIAEECRLLEDYVRIMEIRSKLEIAFRWTADEGAAGVTIPRLLLQPIVENAILHGFALHPERPAIDIRARRGDGFVTIEITDNGRGMPADKREALANKLRSAEAAERTGGTPSVAPRGVGLVNVARRLRLHFGTDAELRVSPGAEGGMTFVLWIPETGGEEVTDDVQSNAH is encoded by the coding sequence ATGTTTCTTCGCTGGATGAGCCGGATATCGTTTTACCACCGCATTCTGGGGTCGTTCGTTATTCTGATTTTGATCCCGTTTGTGGTCATCACGTACAATTCGTACACGAATATTCGGCAAGACGTCATCGGCAGCATCGGGGACGCGAACGACAACGTCGTGCAGGCGGTCACGGACCAGCTGATGAAGACGGTCGGCAGCATCTCGTTCGCTTCCGCGTATTTCGCGGAGATGAAGGACCCGGCGATGCTCGACAGCATGCGCGCGTTGAGCCGCAGCGCGTCGTTCGCCGACTATGACACGTTCCGGCATTACAGCCGAATGAACCGGCTGGCCGACGTGCTGCTCGTCCAGACGTTCGAAGCCGGCTTGCGGCTGTTTATGCTTGGCAGCGGCGATCGGGTTATCATGGGCAACTTGTCGGCGCGCGTATTTTCCGTGTACGACGACCGGCCGTTTCTCGAAGCCCGGAACGCCGTGGAACACAACGCGCTTACGCTGCAATGGTTTCCGGTCGGGACGACGGACGACGGCGCGGCTTTCGTGTACGCGTCCCGCATCATCGCGGATCCGGTGACGAACCGGCCGCTGGCGACGTTGTTCGTCGGCATTCCGGATTCGTATTTCGCGAAGCTGTTCCGCAGCCACGGCGAAGGTTCGATCACGCTGCTTGACGCGGACGGCGCCGTCATCGCCCGCAGCGAGTCCAGGGCCGCGCCCCCGTCCGGGGAGACGATCCGGACGGCGCTGACGATGCCGCAAACCGGGTGGACGCTCGTGTATGAGACGCCGCTGTCCGAAGCGACGGGCCGGATCGCTAGACAGTTTCTGGTGTCGGCGCTCGCGACGGCGCTGTTCTTCACCCTGTTCGTGGTCGCGTCGGTGTATCTGGCGCGCGGCATCACGACGCCGATTTTGCGGCTTCGCAACACGGCGCGGCTGTACGTCGGCGGCAACCGCGACGTCCGGATGCCGGTGACGGGCAAGGACGAGATGGCTTTGCTCGCCACTGCGTTCAACCGGATGCTGGACGACATCGACCGGCTCATCGAGCAGGTGGAGACCGAGCAGGAAGAGAAGCGCGTGCTGGAGCTGCAGGCGCTTTTCTCGCAAATCCGCCCCCACTTTTTGCTCAATACGTTAAACACGATTAAAGTGAAATTGGTGATGGCCGGCGATTCGTTGCACAGCCGGATGCTCGACTCGCTCATCGCGCTGCTCCGTTCGTACGTCCGGGTGCACGAACCGGCTGCGATTGCGGAGGAATGCCGGCTGCTGGAGGATTATGTCCGGATCATGGAAATCCGGAGCAAACTGGAAATCGCGTTCCGGTGGACCGCGGACGAGGGAGCGGCCGGGGTAACCATTCCGCGGCTGCTGCTCCAGCCGATCGTCGAAAACGCGATTTTGCACGGGTTCGCCCTGCATCCGGAGCGGCCGGCCATCGACATTCGCGCCCGACGGGGAGACGGCTTCGTCACGATCGAAATTACGGACAACGGGCGCGGCATGCCGGCGGACAAGCGGGAAGCGCTGGCGAACAAGTTGCGTTCGGCGGAGGCGGCCGAGCGGACCGGAGGAACGCCGTCCGTCGCGCCGCGCGGCGTCGGACTGGTCAACGTGGCTCGCAGGCTGCGCCTCCATTTCGGGACGGACGCCGAGTTGCGCGTGTCGCCCGGAGCGGAGGGCGGCATGACCTTTGTCTTGTGGATTCCCGAGACCGGCGGGGAGGAGGTGACGGACGATGTACAAAGTAATGCTCATTGA